CCGGGTTAACCGGCTCTTCACCGTTAGGGGACAGCTTATCAACGATGTCCGGCAGGTACTGAGCAATGATGCCTGACGTTTGGCCGTCATCCATCCCCAGCTTGGCGGAAAGCTGTTCCAGCGCCGCCTGACTGATGATGTCGCGCACCTGCTCTGCGCTGATAGGCAAATTTGCGCCAGAGCTAATCCAGGACTGTACAACGTCAGCCAGCCCGCCTTGGCGAAACTTCTCCAGAAGACCCGTCAGGCCGCCCTGCTGTTC
This DNA window, taken from Leminorella richardii, encodes the following:
- a CDS encoding YidB family protein — protein: MSLLDQLGGMLGGGSSKGGVDYMAMFQWLEQQGGLTGLLEKFRQGGLADVVQSWISSGANLPISAEQVRDIISQAALEQLSAKLGMDDGQTSGIIAQYLPDIVDKLSPNGEEPVNPDMLSLGMTLLKGKLFG